The Falco rusticolus isolate bFalRus1 chromosome 15, bFalRus1.pri, whole genome shotgun sequence genome has a segment encoding these proteins:
- the MVD gene encoding diphosphomevalonate decarboxylase, whose amino-acid sequence MAEERPLVLVTCTAPVNIAVIKYWGKRDNDLILPINSSLSVTLHQDQLKTTTTAAASRDFTEDRLWLNGEEADVGHPRVQACLREVRRLARKRRGGSAEDTAPLNLSYKIHIATENNFPTAAGLASSAAGYACLVSALARLYGVEGELSEVARRGSGSACRSMMGGFVQWQRGERLDGRDSLAHQVAPETHWPELRVLILVVSGEKKQVGSTAGMQTSVDTSPLLKHRAEVVVPERLALMMRHIRERDFEGFGQLTMQDSNQFHATCLDTFPPIFYLNDLSRHIIALAHRFNTHHGHTKVAYTFDAGPNAVIFTLADTVAEFVEVVRHSFPPATNGDQFVRGLPVGLASLPEELLTAVVTEPVPGAVRYILHTKPGPGPQLVDDPSQHLLGVDGLPRCRA is encoded by the exons ATGGCGGAGGAGCGGCCGCTCGTCCTGGTGACCTGCACGGCCCCCGTCAACATCGCCGTCATCAAGTACT GGGGCAAGCGGGACAATGACCTCATCCTGCCCATCAACTCCTCCCTGAGCGTGACGCTGCACCAGGACCAG CTGAAgaccaccaccacagctgccGCCAGCCGGGACTTCACAGAGGACCGACTGTGGCTGAACGGGGAGGAGGCCGACGTGGGGCACCCCCGGGTGCAGGCCTGCCTGCGGGAGG TGCGGCGCCTGGCCCGTAAGCGCCGGGGCGGCAGCGCCGAGGACACGGCCCCGCTCAACCTCTCCTACAAAATCCACATCGCCACCGAGAACAACTTCCCCACCGCCGCCGGCCTGGCGTCCTCCGCTGCCGGCTACGCCTGCCTGG TGTCGGCGCTGGCGCGGCTGTACGGCGTGGAGGGCGAGCTGTCGGAGGTGGCACGGCGTGGCTCGGGCAGCGCCTGCCGCAGCATGATGGGCGGCTTCGTGCAGTGGCAGCGGGGCGAGCGGCTCGACGGCAGGGACAGCCTCGCCCACCAAGTAGCCCCCGAGACACACTGGCCGGAGCTCAGGGTTCTCATCTTGGTG GTCAGCGGGGAGAAGAAGCAGGTGGGCAGCACGGCGGGGATGCAGACCAGCGTGGACACCAGCCCTTTGCTGAAG CACCGGGCAGAGGTGGTGGTGCCAGAACGCCTGGCCCTGATGATGCGGCACATCCGTGAGCGGGACTTCGAGGGCTTCGGGCAGCTCACCATGCAGGACAGCAACCAGTTCCACGCCACCTGCCTCGACACCTTCCCTCCCATCTTCTACCTCAACGACCTCTCGCGGCACATCATTGCGCTGGCACACCGCTTCAACACCCACCATGGACACACCAAG GTAGCCTACACCTTTGACGCTGGCCCCAACGCCGTCATCTTCACGCTGGCTGACACCGTGGCTGAGTTCGTGGAGGTGGTGAGGCACAGCTTCCCCCCCGCCACCAACGGGGACCA GTTTGTGCGGGGGCTGCCTGTCGGCTTGGCCTCGCTGCCGGAGGAGCTGCTCACGGCCGTGGTGACTGAGCCGGTGCCGGGGGCTGTCCGGTACATCCTGCACACCAAG cccgGCCCCGGTCCCCAGCTTGTGGAtgaccccagccagcacctcctGGGAGTGGACGGGCTGCCCCGCTGCCGTGCCTGA
- the LOC119157905 gene encoding cytochrome b-245 light chain yields MGQIEWAMWANEQALAAGLIMLTGGIVAVAGQFKDWYFAAYAIAAGALVCLLEYPRSKRKKGSTMERCGQKYMTAVVKVFGPLTRNYYIRAILHAALAVPAGFLLSTILGTVCLGIASGIYLLAAVRGEEWRPIEQKPPERLHIGDTIKQPPSNPPPRPPADARKKQPVEVGGQVNPIPVEAE; encoded by the exons ATGGGGCAGATCGAGTGGGCCATGTGGGCTAACGAGCAGGCGCTGGCGGCCGGGCTCA TCATGCTGACAGGTGGCATCGTGGCCGTGGCAGGGCAGTTCAAGGACTGGTACTTTGCGGCGTATGCCAT CGCAGCAGGTGCCTTGGTCTGCCTGCTCGAGTACCCCAGGAGCAAGCGGAAAAAAGGCTCCACCATGGAGAGGTG CGGCCAGAAGTACATGACGGCGGTGGTGAAGGTGTTTGGGCCCCTCACAAGGAATTACTACATCCGAGCCATCCTGCACGCCGC CCTGGCTGTCCCTGCTGGTTTCCTCCTCTCCACCATCCTGGGCACCGTCTGCTTGGGCATCGCGAGCGGCATCTACCTGCTG GCGGCGGTGCGTGGGGAGGAGTGGAGACCCATTGAGCAGAAGCCCCCAGAGCGGCTGCACATTGGGGACACCATCAAGCAGCCACCCAGCAACcctccgccccggccccccgccgaTGCCCGCAAGAAGCAGCCGGTGGAGGTGGGGGGGCAGGTGAACCCCATCCCCGTTGAGGCTGAGTAA
- the IL17C gene encoding interleukin-17C — MHEYPMCAHACAGACVGAALLLGRGVGVPRVGVKAHPKDPLESLGPAAPQESRGWVPRRVLCGVRVPPLTRALAQGWLGALVLLGALVLCCGLRRPGGPPHHPQVHCYSAGELRDGEAPAHLLGRSLRWDHYVPVQLVPQLERLQETPGHRRHRRRRHRERACPALQLRTGLHSEPNERSISPWRYRIDEDENRYPRKLAFAECLCSGCVDVKTGRETTSLNSVAIHQTMMVLRRKPCPRPTGLGLVTFEVDYIRVPVGCTCVLPRTGR, encoded by the exons ATGCATGAGTACCCCATGTGTGCGCATGCGTGTGCTGGTGCATGTGTGGGTGCAGCCCTGCTTTtggggaggggtgtgggggtcCCGAGGGTGGGGGTAAAAGCTCACCCCAAGGACCCCTTGGAGTCCTTGGGTCCAGCTGCCCCCCAGGAGAGCCGGGGCTGGGTGCCGAGGAGGGTGCTGTGCGGGGTGCGGGTGCCCCCTCTGACCCGGGCTCTCGCGCAGGGCTGGCTCGgtgccctggtgctgctgggtgccctggtgctgtgctgtggcctGCGCCGGCCCGGCGGCCCCCCGCACCATCCCCAGGTGCACTGCTACAGCGCGGGTGAGCTGCGGGACGGCGAAGCCCCCGCACACCTCCTGGGCCGCAGCCTGCGCTGGGACCACTACGTGCCCGTGCAGCTGGTGCCGCAGCTGGAGCGCTTGCAGGAGACCCCCGGCcaccgccgccaccgccgccgccgccaccgtGAGCGTGCCTGCCCCGCGCTGCAGCTCCGCACCGGCCTCCACAGTGAGCCCAATGAGCGCTCCATCTCCCCATGGCGATACCG CATCGATGAGGATGAGAACCGCTACCCGCGCAAGCTGGCCTTCGCCGAGTGCCTCTGCAGTGGTTGCGTGGATGTCAAGACAGGTCGGGAGACGACGTCACTCAACTCGGTGGCCATCCACCAGACCATGATGGTCCTGCGGCGCAAGCCCTGCCCACGTCCCACCGGCCTTGGCCTCGTCACCTTCGAGGTAGACTACATCAGGGTGCCGGTGGGCTGCACCTGCGTCCTGCCCCGCACCGGGCGCTGA